TTTGGACATAGGTTGAAGCGCCCTACACGTTCTGCAGGAGTTCACCCAGGTCCTACACAGGTTCTGCAGGAGTTCACCCAGGTCCTACACAGGTTCTGCAGGAGTTCACCCAGGTCCTACACAGGTTCTGCAGGAGTTCACCAGGTCCTACACAGGTTCTGCAGGAGTTCACCCCGGTCCTACACAGGTTCTGCAGGAGTTCACCCAGGTCCTACACAGGCTCTGCAGGAGTTCACCCAGGTCTTCCACAGGCTCTGCAGGAGTTCACCCAGGTCTTCCACAGGCTCTGCAGGAGTTCACCCAGGTCTTCTGCAGGAGTTCACCCAGGTCCTACACAGGCTCTGCAGGAGTTCCACCCAGGTCCTACACAGGCTCTGCAGGAGTTCACCCAGGGTCTCCACAGGCTCTGCAGGAGTTCACCCAGGTCTGTCCACAGGCTCTGCAGGAGTTCACCCAGGTCTTCCACAGGCTCTGCAGGAGTTCACCCAGGTCTTCCACAGGCTCTGCAGGAGTTTACCCAGGTCCTACACAGGCTCTGCAGGAGTTCACCCAGGTCCTACACAGGCTCTGCAGGAGTTCACCCAGGTCCTACAGGAGTTCACCCAGGTCCTACACAGGTTCTGCAGGAGTTCACCCCAGGTCCTACACAGGTTCTGCAGGAGTTCACCCAGGTCCTACACAGGTTCTGCAGGAGTTCACCCAGGCCCTACACAGGTTCTGCAGGAGTTCACCCAGGCCCTACACAGGTTCTGCAGGAGTTCACCCAGGTCCTACACAGGTTCTGCAGGAGTTCACCCAGGTCCTACACAGGTTCTGCAGGAGTTCACCCAGGTCCTACACAGGTTCTGCAGGAGTTCACCCAGGTCCTACACAGGTTCTGCAGGAGTTCACCCAGGTCCTATACAGGTTCTGCAGGAGTTCACCCAGGTCCTACACAGGTTCTGCAGGAGTTCACCCAGGCCCTACACAGGCTCTGCAGGAGTTCACCCAGGTCAAGTCGGGCTCCACGTCTTTGACCTACAACCAAGCAGACTCAGCCaagggagggaaggaaaagcatGCGGACAGTTTTTTTCATAATACAAGCAGGTTGACATGTGTAATCTCTGGATAATCTGTAGCCATTTAGTATTCTTCTCAGTGACAACTCAGCCTCCTGCAATCCTCCCAACAATAGACAATCAACTGAGAATGTCTCTATGTACCCATATGTCTCTCTACCACCAGTAGTGTATTTTCCATGTCATGTAATAAATGGGGTCATATATTGGGGGGTGTATTTTACATGGATCTGCTTTGAA
The genomic region above belongs to Oncorhynchus kisutch isolate 150728-3 unplaced genomic scaffold, Okis_V2 scaffold2345, whole genome shotgun sequence and contains:
- the LOC116369944 gene encoding uncharacterized protein LOC116369944, which codes for MSYFHSALHVLQEFTQVLHRFCRSSPRSYTGSAGVHPGPTQVLQEFTRSYTGSAGVHPGPTQVLQEFTQVLHRLCRSSPRSSTGSAGVHPGLPQALQEFTQVFHRLCRSSPRSSTGSAGVYPGPTQALQEFTQVLHRLCRSSPRSYTGSAGVHPGPTQVLQEFTQALHRFCRSSPRPYTGSAGVHPGPTQVLQEFTQVLHRFCRSSPRSYTGSAGVHPGPTQVLQEFTQVLYRFCRSSPRSYTGSAGVHPGPTQALQEFTQVKSGSTSLTYNQADSAKGGKEKHADSFFHNTSRLTCVISG